In the genome of Sebastes umbrosus isolate fSebUmb1 chromosome 14, fSebUmb1.pri, whole genome shotgun sequence, one region contains:
- the dnm2a gene encoding dynamin-3 isoform X7, protein MGNRGMEDLIPLINKLQDAFSTIGQSCNLDLPQIAVVGGQSAGKSSVLENFVGRDFLPRGSGIVTRRPLILQLVNNIAEYAEFLHCKGKKFVDFEEVRSEIEAETDRITGSNKGISPIPINLRVYSPNVLNLTLIDLPGMTKVAVGDQPVDIEHQIRDMLMQFITKESCLILAVTPANMDLANSDALKIAKEVDPQGLRTIGVITKLDLMDEGTDAKDILENKLLPLRRGYIGVVNRSQKDIDGKKDIRVALAAERKFFLSHPGYRHMAERMGTPHLQKLLNQQLTNHIRDTLPGLRSKLQSQLLSLEKEVEEYKNFRPDDPTRKTKALLQMVQQFGVDFEKCIEGSGDQVDTNELSGGAKINRIFHERLPLELFKIVFDEKELRREISHAIKNVHGVRTGLFTPDLAFEAIVKKQIVKLKTPCLKCIDLVIQELINTVRQCSNKLNSYPRLREETERIVTTYVREREGKTKDQVLLLIDIELSYINTNHEDFIGFANAQQRSTAANKKRAIPNQVIRKGWLTINISIMKGGSKEYWFVLTAESLSWYKNEEEKEKKYMLPLDNLKLRDMEKGFMSNKHIFAIFNTEQRNVYKDLRQIELACDSQEDVDSWKASFLRAGVYPEKDQAENEDSAPADTFSMDPQLERQVETIRNLVDSYIGIINKSTRDLVPKTIMHLMINNAKDFIHSELLAYLYSSGDQNSLMEESADQAQRRDEMLRMYHALKEALHIIGDISTSTISTPVPPPINDSWIQESSPTPQRRPHPAAQPAPSRPPAVRGPTPGPPMNPSPAFGVPLNPSPAFGAPPIPSRPGPPINAFNSHQDPFSAPPLIPSRPARIPPGVPSRRPPGAPSHRPTIIRPAEPSLLD, encoded by the exons ATGGGGAACCGGGGCATGGAAGACCTGATTCCCCTCATCAACAAGCTTCAAGACGCTTTCAGCACCATTGGACAGAGCTGTAACTTAGACCTTCCTCAGATCGCTGTGGTCGGAGGACAGAGTGCTGGGAAGAGCTCAGTGTTGGAGAATTTTGTTGGCAG gGACTTTCTTCCACGTGGATCAGGCATTGTCACCCGTAGACCTCTCATTTTGCAGCTGGTCAACAATATAGCAG AATATGCTGAATTCCTGCACTGCAAAGGGAAGAAGTTTGTGGATTTTGAAGAGGTGCGGTCGGAAATTGAGGCGGAGACCGACAGGATAACAGGCTCCAACAAAGGCATCTCTCCCATCCCAATTAACCTGAGGGTCTACTCCCCAAACG TGCTGAACCTGACCCTGATCGACCTCCCGGGAATGACCAAGGTTGCCGTTGGAGACCAGCCCGTAGACATCGAGCACCAGATCAGGGACATGCTGATGCAGTTCATCACCAAGGAGAGCTGTCTGATCCTCGCCGTCACCCCTGCCAACATGGACCTGGCCAACTCGGACGCTCTGAAGATCGCCAAGGAGGTGGACCCACAGG GTCTGCGTACCATTGGTGTTATAACAAAACTGGACCTGATGGACGAAGGGACGGATGCAaaggacattttagaaaataaacTCCTGCCACTGCGTAGAG GCTACATTGGCGTTGTGAACCGCAGTCAGAAAGACATTGATGGGAAGAAGGACATTCGCGTTGCtctggctgcagagaggaagtTCTTCCTGTCCCACCCTGGCTACAGACATATGGCAGAGCGTATGGGCACACCGCATCTACAAAAGTTACTCAACCAG caaTTGACCAACCACATCAGGGACACTCTGCCTGGTCTGCGCAGTAAGCTGCAGAGTCAGCTCCTCTCCCtggagaaggaggtggaggagtacAAGAACTTCCGTCCAGACGACCCAACACGCAAGACCAAGGCCTTGTTGCA GATGGTGCAGcagtttggtgtggactttgagaAGTGCATCGAGGGCTCTGGGGACCAGGTGGACACTAATGAGCTGTCGGGTGGCGCCAAGATTAACCGGATCTTCCATGAACGCTTGCCCTTGGAACTATTCAAG ATTGTGTTTGACGAGAAGGAGCTAAGGCGAGAAATCAGTCACGCTATCAAGAACGTCCACGGTGTCAG AACGGGGCTGTTCACTCCAGACCTGGCGTTTGAGGCCATCGTGAAAAAGCAGATCGTTAAGCTGAAAACGCCCTGTCTCAAATGTATCGATCTGGTCATTCAGGAGCTCATCAACACAGTCAGGCAGTGCTCCAACAAG CTGAATTCCTACCCCAGACTGAGAGAGGAGACTGAGAGGATTGTCACCACCTACgtcagagaaagagaagggaaGACCAAGGACCAG GTTCTGCTGCTGATTGACATTGAGCTGTCCTACATCAACACCAATCATGAGGACTTCATAGGCTTTGCTAA CGCCCAGCAGAGGAGCACTGCTGCTAATAAGAAGAGGGCCATACCCAACCAG GTGATCAGGAAAGGCTGGCTAACcatcaacatcagcatcatGAAGGGAGGCTCCAAGGAGTACTGGTTTGTCCTGACGGCGGAGTCCCTGTCCTGGTACAAAAACGAGGAG gagaaagaaaagaagtatATGCTGCCCCTTGATAACCTGAAGCTCAGAGATATGGAGAAAGGCTTTATGTCCAATAAGCACATCTTTGCAATCTTCAACACCGAACAGAG GAACGTGTACAAGGATCTTCGCCAAATAGAACTGGCCTGTGATTCTCAAGAGGACGTGGACAGCTGGAAAGCGTCCTTCCTCAGGGCAGGAGTTTATCCAGAGAAGGACCAG GCGGAGAACGAAGATTCTGCCCCTGCGGACACATTCTCTATGGATCCTCAGTTGGAGCGGCAGGTTGAAACCATCCGCAACCTGGTGGATTCGTACATTGGCATCATCAACAAATCCACCAGAGACCTCGTACCCAAGACCATCATGCATCTCATGATCAACAAT GCAAAGGATTTCATCCACTCGGAGCTGCTGGCCTACCTCTACTCCTCTGGCGACCAGAACAGCCTCATGGAGGAATCGGCTGACCAGGCCCAGCGCAGAGACGAAATGCTGCGCATGTATCACGCGCTCAAAGAGGCACTTCACATTATTGGCGACATCAGCACCAGCACCATCTCCACCCCGGTACCGCCGCCCATAAATGACAGCTGGATACAAGAATCCAG CCCGACCCCTCAGCGCAGGCCGCACCCTGCAGCCCAACCGGCCCCCAGCCGTCCGCCTGCTGTCCGGGGCCCGACACCGGGACCACCCATGAACCCTTCCCCCGCCTTTGGAGTTCCGCTCAACCCCTCTCCCGCCTTCGGTGCACCACCAATTCCCTCTCGCCCAGGCCCACCCATCAACGCTTTCAACAGCCACCAGGATCCCTTCAGCGCTCCCCCACTGATCCCCTCCCGGCCAGCCCGCATCCCACCCGGTGTACCCAG
- the dnm2a gene encoding dynamin-3 isoform X2 — MGNRGMEDLIPLINKLQDAFSTIGQSCNLDLPQIAVVGGQSAGKSSVLENFVGRDFLPRGSGIVTRRPLILQLVNNIAEYAEFLHCKGKKFVDFEEVRSEIEAETDRITGSNKGISPIPINLRVYSPNVLNLTLIDLPGMTKVAVGDQPVDIEHQIRDMLMQFITKESCLILAVTPANMDLANSDALKIAKEVDPQGLRTIGVITKLDLMDEGTDAKDILENKLLPLRRGYIGVVNRSQKDIDGKKDIRVALAAERKFFLSHPGYRHMAERMGTPHLQKLLNQQLTNHIRDTLPGLRSKLQSQLLSLEKEVEEYKNFRPDDPTRKTKALLQMVQQFGVDFEKCIEGSGDQVDTNELSGGAKINRIFHERLPLELFKIVFDEKELRREISHAIKNVHGVRTGLFTPDLAFEAIVKKQIVKLKTPCLKCIDLVIQELINTVRQCSNKLNSYPRLREETERIVTTYVREREGKTKDQVLLLIDIELSYINTNHEDFIGFANLDYRRLDDGSPPGYGNNSAQQRSTAANKKRAIPNQGEILVIRKGWLTINISIMKGGSKEYWFVLTAESLSWYKNEEEKEKKYMLPLDNLKLRDMEKGFMSNKHIFAIFNTEQRNVYKDLRQIELACDSQEDVDSWKASFLRAGVYPEKDQAENEDSAPADTFSMDPQLERQVETIRNLVDSYIGIINKSTRDLVPKTIMHLMINNAKDFIHSELLAYLYSSGDQNSLMEESADQAQRRDEMLRMYHALKEALHIIGDISTSTISTPVPPPINDSWIQESSPTPQRRPHPAAQPAPSRPPAVRGPTPGPPMNPSPAFGVPLNPSPAFGAPPIPSRPGPPINAFNSHQDPFSAPPLIPSRPARIPPGVPSRRPPGAPSHRPTIIRPAEPSLLD; from the exons ATGGGGAACCGGGGCATGGAAGACCTGATTCCCCTCATCAACAAGCTTCAAGACGCTTTCAGCACCATTGGACAGAGCTGTAACTTAGACCTTCCTCAGATCGCTGTGGTCGGAGGACAGAGTGCTGGGAAGAGCTCAGTGTTGGAGAATTTTGTTGGCAG gGACTTTCTTCCACGTGGATCAGGCATTGTCACCCGTAGACCTCTCATTTTGCAGCTGGTCAACAATATAGCAG AATATGCTGAATTCCTGCACTGCAAAGGGAAGAAGTTTGTGGATTTTGAAGAGGTGCGGTCGGAAATTGAGGCGGAGACCGACAGGATAACAGGCTCCAACAAAGGCATCTCTCCCATCCCAATTAACCTGAGGGTCTACTCCCCAAACG TGCTGAACCTGACCCTGATCGACCTCCCGGGAATGACCAAGGTTGCCGTTGGAGACCAGCCCGTAGACATCGAGCACCAGATCAGGGACATGCTGATGCAGTTCATCACCAAGGAGAGCTGTCTGATCCTCGCCGTCACCCCTGCCAACATGGACCTGGCCAACTCGGACGCTCTGAAGATCGCCAAGGAGGTGGACCCACAGG GTCTGCGTACCATTGGTGTTATAACAAAACTGGACCTGATGGACGAAGGGACGGATGCAaaggacattttagaaaataaacTCCTGCCACTGCGTAGAG GCTACATTGGCGTTGTGAACCGCAGTCAGAAAGACATTGATGGGAAGAAGGACATTCGCGTTGCtctggctgcagagaggaagtTCTTCCTGTCCCACCCTGGCTACAGACATATGGCAGAGCGTATGGGCACACCGCATCTACAAAAGTTACTCAACCAG caaTTGACCAACCACATCAGGGACACTCTGCCTGGTCTGCGCAGTAAGCTGCAGAGTCAGCTCCTCTCCCtggagaaggaggtggaggagtacAAGAACTTCCGTCCAGACGACCCAACACGCAAGACCAAGGCCTTGTTGCA GATGGTGCAGcagtttggtgtggactttgagaAGTGCATCGAGGGCTCTGGGGACCAGGTGGACACTAATGAGCTGTCGGGTGGCGCCAAGATTAACCGGATCTTCCATGAACGCTTGCCCTTGGAACTATTCAAG ATTGTGTTTGACGAGAAGGAGCTAAGGCGAGAAATCAGTCACGCTATCAAGAACGTCCACGGTGTCAG AACGGGGCTGTTCACTCCAGACCTGGCGTTTGAGGCCATCGTGAAAAAGCAGATCGTTAAGCTGAAAACGCCCTGTCTCAAATGTATCGATCTGGTCATTCAGGAGCTCATCAACACAGTCAGGCAGTGCTCCAACAAG CTGAATTCCTACCCCAGACTGAGAGAGGAGACTGAGAGGATTGTCACCACCTACgtcagagaaagagaagggaaGACCAAGGACCAG GTTCTGCTGCTGATTGACATTGAGCTGTCCTACATCAACACCAATCATGAGGACTTCATAGGCTTTGCTAA TCTTGACTACAGAAGGCTGGATGATGGTAGCCCCCCAGGGTACGGCAACAACAG CGCCCAGCAGAGGAGCACTGCTGCTAATAAGAAGAGGGCCATACCCAACCAG GGTGAGATTCTG GTGATCAGGAAAGGCTGGCTAACcatcaacatcagcatcatGAAGGGAGGCTCCAAGGAGTACTGGTTTGTCCTGACGGCGGAGTCCCTGTCCTGGTACAAAAACGAGGAG gagaaagaaaagaagtatATGCTGCCCCTTGATAACCTGAAGCTCAGAGATATGGAGAAAGGCTTTATGTCCAATAAGCACATCTTTGCAATCTTCAACACCGAACAGAG GAACGTGTACAAGGATCTTCGCCAAATAGAACTGGCCTGTGATTCTCAAGAGGACGTGGACAGCTGGAAAGCGTCCTTCCTCAGGGCAGGAGTTTATCCAGAGAAGGACCAG GCGGAGAACGAAGATTCTGCCCCTGCGGACACATTCTCTATGGATCCTCAGTTGGAGCGGCAGGTTGAAACCATCCGCAACCTGGTGGATTCGTACATTGGCATCATCAACAAATCCACCAGAGACCTCGTACCCAAGACCATCATGCATCTCATGATCAACAAT GCAAAGGATTTCATCCACTCGGAGCTGCTGGCCTACCTCTACTCCTCTGGCGACCAGAACAGCCTCATGGAGGAATCGGCTGACCAGGCCCAGCGCAGAGACGAAATGCTGCGCATGTATCACGCGCTCAAAGAGGCACTTCACATTATTGGCGACATCAGCACCAGCACCATCTCCACCCCGGTACCGCCGCCCATAAATGACAGCTGGATACAAGAATCCAG CCCGACCCCTCAGCGCAGGCCGCACCCTGCAGCCCAACCGGCCCCCAGCCGTCCGCCTGCTGTCCGGGGCCCGACACCGGGACCACCCATGAACCCTTCCCCCGCCTTTGGAGTTCCGCTCAACCCCTCTCCCGCCTTCGGTGCACCACCAATTCCCTCTCGCCCAGGCCCACCCATCAACGCTTTCAACAGCCACCAGGATCCCTTCAGCGCTCCCCCACTGATCCCCTCCCGGCCAGCCCGCATCCCACCCGGTGTACCCAG
- the dnm2a gene encoding dynamin-3 isoform X9 → MGNRGMEDLIPLINKLQDAFSTIGQSCNLDLPQIAVVGGQSAGKSSVLENFVGRDFLPRGSGIVTRRPLILQLVNNIAEYAEFLHCKGKKFVDFEEVRSEIEAETDRITGSNKGISPIPINLRVYSPNVLNLTLIDLPGMTKVAVGDQPVDIEHQIRDMLMQFITKESCLILAVTPANMDLANSDALKIAKEVDPQGLRTIGVITKLDLMDEGTDAKDILENKLLPLRRGYIGVVNRSQKDIDGKKDIRVALAAERKFFLSHPGYRHMAERMGTPHLQKLLNQQLTNHIRDTLPGLRSKLQSQLLSLEKEVEEYKNFRPDDPTRKTKALLQMVQQFGVDFEKCIEGSGDQVDTNELSGGAKINRIFHERLPLELFKIVFDEKELRREISHAIKNVHGVRTGLFTPDLAFEAIVKKQILKLKEPSLKCVDLVVSELTALVMKCAVKLNSYPRLREETERIVTTYVREREGKTKDQVLLLIDIELSYINTNHEDFIGFANAQQRSTAANKKRAIPNQVIRKGWLTINISIMKGGSKEYWFVLTAESLSWYKNEEEKEKKYMLPLDNLKLRDMEKGFMSNKHIFAIFNTEQRNVYKDLRQIELACDSQEDVDSWKASFLRAGVYPEKDQAENEDSAPADTFSMDPQLERQVETIRNLVDSYIGIINKSTRDLVPKTIMHLMINNAKDFIHSELLAYLYSSGDQNSLMEESADQAQRRDEMLRMYHALKEALHIIGDISTSTISTPVPPPINDSWIQESSPTPQRRPHPAAQPAPSRPPAVRGPTPGPPMNPSPAFGVPLNPSPAFGAPPIPSRPGPPINAFNSHQDPFSAPPLIPSRPARIPPGVPSRRPPGAPSHRPTIIRPAEPSLLD, encoded by the exons ATGGGGAACCGGGGCATGGAAGACCTGATTCCCCTCATCAACAAGCTTCAAGACGCTTTCAGCACCATTGGACAGAGCTGTAACTTAGACCTTCCTCAGATCGCTGTGGTCGGAGGACAGAGTGCTGGGAAGAGCTCAGTGTTGGAGAATTTTGTTGGCAG gGACTTTCTTCCACGTGGATCAGGCATTGTCACCCGTAGACCTCTCATTTTGCAGCTGGTCAACAATATAGCAG AATATGCTGAATTCCTGCACTGCAAAGGGAAGAAGTTTGTGGATTTTGAAGAGGTGCGGTCGGAAATTGAGGCGGAGACCGACAGGATAACAGGCTCCAACAAAGGCATCTCTCCCATCCCAATTAACCTGAGGGTCTACTCCCCAAACG TGCTGAACCTGACCCTGATCGACCTCCCGGGAATGACCAAGGTTGCCGTTGGAGACCAGCCCGTAGACATCGAGCACCAGATCAGGGACATGCTGATGCAGTTCATCACCAAGGAGAGCTGTCTGATCCTCGCCGTCACCCCTGCCAACATGGACCTGGCCAACTCGGACGCTCTGAAGATCGCCAAGGAGGTGGACCCACAGG GTCTGCGTACCATTGGTGTTATAACAAAACTGGACCTGATGGACGAAGGGACGGATGCAaaggacattttagaaaataaacTCCTGCCACTGCGTAGAG GCTACATTGGCGTTGTGAACCGCAGTCAGAAAGACATTGATGGGAAGAAGGACATTCGCGTTGCtctggctgcagagaggaagtTCTTCCTGTCCCACCCTGGCTACAGACATATGGCAGAGCGTATGGGCACACCGCATCTACAAAAGTTACTCAACCAG caaTTGACCAACCACATCAGGGACACTCTGCCTGGTCTGCGCAGTAAGCTGCAGAGTCAGCTCCTCTCCCtggagaaggaggtggaggagtacAAGAACTTCCGTCCAGACGACCCAACACGCAAGACCAAGGCCTTGTTGCA GATGGTGCAGcagtttggtgtggactttgagaAGTGCATCGAGGGCTCTGGGGACCAGGTGGACACTAATGAGCTGTCGGGTGGCGCCAAGATTAACCGGATCTTCCATGAACGCTTGCCCTTGGAACTATTCAAG ATTGTGTTTGACGAGAAGGAGCTAAGGCGAGAAATCAGTCACGCTATCAAGAACGTCCACGGTGTCAG AACGGGGCTCTTCACCCCTGACCTGGCTTTCGAGGCGATAGTCAAAAAGCAGATCCTCAAACTCAAAGAGCCCAGCCTCAAATGCGTGGACCTCGTGGTGTCCGAGCTCACCGCGCTCGTCATGAAGTGTGCCGTTAAG CTGAATTCCTACCCCAGACTGAGAGAGGAGACTGAGAGGATTGTCACCACCTACgtcagagaaagagaagggaaGACCAAGGACCAG GTTCTGCTGCTGATTGACATTGAGCTGTCCTACATCAACACCAATCATGAGGACTTCATAGGCTTTGCTAA CGCCCAGCAGAGGAGCACTGCTGCTAATAAGAAGAGGGCCATACCCAACCAG GTGATCAGGAAAGGCTGGCTAACcatcaacatcagcatcatGAAGGGAGGCTCCAAGGAGTACTGGTTTGTCCTGACGGCGGAGTCCCTGTCCTGGTACAAAAACGAGGAG gagaaagaaaagaagtatATGCTGCCCCTTGATAACCTGAAGCTCAGAGATATGGAGAAAGGCTTTATGTCCAATAAGCACATCTTTGCAATCTTCAACACCGAACAGAG GAACGTGTACAAGGATCTTCGCCAAATAGAACTGGCCTGTGATTCTCAAGAGGACGTGGACAGCTGGAAAGCGTCCTTCCTCAGGGCAGGAGTTTATCCAGAGAAGGACCAG GCGGAGAACGAAGATTCTGCCCCTGCGGACACATTCTCTATGGATCCTCAGTTGGAGCGGCAGGTTGAAACCATCCGCAACCTGGTGGATTCGTACATTGGCATCATCAACAAATCCACCAGAGACCTCGTACCCAAGACCATCATGCATCTCATGATCAACAAT GCAAAGGATTTCATCCACTCGGAGCTGCTGGCCTACCTCTACTCCTCTGGCGACCAGAACAGCCTCATGGAGGAATCGGCTGACCAGGCCCAGCGCAGAGACGAAATGCTGCGCATGTATCACGCGCTCAAAGAGGCACTTCACATTATTGGCGACATCAGCACCAGCACCATCTCCACCCCGGTACCGCCGCCCATAAATGACAGCTGGATACAAGAATCCAG CCCGACCCCTCAGCGCAGGCCGCACCCTGCAGCCCAACCGGCCCCCAGCCGTCCGCCTGCTGTCCGGGGCCCGACACCGGGACCACCCATGAACCCTTCCCCCGCCTTTGGAGTTCCGCTCAACCCCTCTCCCGCCTTCGGTGCACCACCAATTCCCTCTCGCCCAGGCCCACCCATCAACGCTTTCAACAGCCACCAGGATCCCTTCAGCGCTCCCCCACTGATCCCCTCCCGGCCAGCCCGCATCCCACCCGGTGTACCCAG
- the dnm2a gene encoding dynamin-3 isoform X6: protein MGNRGMEDLIPLINKLQDAFSTIGQSCNLDLPQIAVVGGQSAGKSSVLENFVGRDFLPRGSGIVTRRPLILQLVNNIAEYAEFLHCKGKKFVDFEEVRSEIEAETDRITGSNKGISPIPINLRVYSPNVLNLTLIDLPGMTKVAVGDQPVDIEHQIRDMLMQFITKESCLILAVTPANMDLANSDALKIAKEVDPQGLRTIGVITKLDLMDEGTDAKDILENKLLPLRRGYIGVVNRSQKDIDGKKDIRVALAAERKFFLSHPGYRHMAERMGTPHLQKLLNQQLTNHIRDTLPGLRSKLQSQLLSLEKEVEEYKNFRPDDPTRKTKALLQMVQQFGVDFEKCIEGSGDQVDTNELSGGAKINRIFHERLPLELFKIVFDEKELRREISHAIKNVHGVRTGLFTPDLAFEAIVKKQIVKLKTPCLKCIDLVIQELINTVRQCSNKLNSYPRLREETERIVTTYVREREGKTKDQVLLLIDIELSYINTNHEDFIGFANAQQRSTAANKKRAIPNQGEILVIRKGWLTINISIMKGGSKEYWFVLTAESLSWYKNEEEKEKKYMLPLDNLKLRDMEKGFMSNKHIFAIFNTEQRNVYKDLRQIELACDSQEDVDSWKASFLRAGVYPEKDQAENEDSAPADTFSMDPQLERQVETIRNLVDSYIGIINKSTRDLVPKTIMHLMINNAKDFIHSELLAYLYSSGDQNSLMEESADQAQRRDEMLRMYHALKEALHIIGDISTSTISTPVPPPINDSWIQESSPTPQRRPHPAAQPAPSRPPAVRGPTPGPPMNPSPAFGVPLNPSPAFGAPPIPSRPGPPINAFNSHQDPFSAPPLIPSRPARIPPGVPSRRPPGAPSHRPTIIRPAEPSLLD from the exons ATGGGGAACCGGGGCATGGAAGACCTGATTCCCCTCATCAACAAGCTTCAAGACGCTTTCAGCACCATTGGACAGAGCTGTAACTTAGACCTTCCTCAGATCGCTGTGGTCGGAGGACAGAGTGCTGGGAAGAGCTCAGTGTTGGAGAATTTTGTTGGCAG gGACTTTCTTCCACGTGGATCAGGCATTGTCACCCGTAGACCTCTCATTTTGCAGCTGGTCAACAATATAGCAG AATATGCTGAATTCCTGCACTGCAAAGGGAAGAAGTTTGTGGATTTTGAAGAGGTGCGGTCGGAAATTGAGGCGGAGACCGACAGGATAACAGGCTCCAACAAAGGCATCTCTCCCATCCCAATTAACCTGAGGGTCTACTCCCCAAACG TGCTGAACCTGACCCTGATCGACCTCCCGGGAATGACCAAGGTTGCCGTTGGAGACCAGCCCGTAGACATCGAGCACCAGATCAGGGACATGCTGATGCAGTTCATCACCAAGGAGAGCTGTCTGATCCTCGCCGTCACCCCTGCCAACATGGACCTGGCCAACTCGGACGCTCTGAAGATCGCCAAGGAGGTGGACCCACAGG GTCTGCGTACCATTGGTGTTATAACAAAACTGGACCTGATGGACGAAGGGACGGATGCAaaggacattttagaaaataaacTCCTGCCACTGCGTAGAG GCTACATTGGCGTTGTGAACCGCAGTCAGAAAGACATTGATGGGAAGAAGGACATTCGCGTTGCtctggctgcagagaggaagtTCTTCCTGTCCCACCCTGGCTACAGACATATGGCAGAGCGTATGGGCACACCGCATCTACAAAAGTTACTCAACCAG caaTTGACCAACCACATCAGGGACACTCTGCCTGGTCTGCGCAGTAAGCTGCAGAGTCAGCTCCTCTCCCtggagaaggaggtggaggagtacAAGAACTTCCGTCCAGACGACCCAACACGCAAGACCAAGGCCTTGTTGCA GATGGTGCAGcagtttggtgtggactttgagaAGTGCATCGAGGGCTCTGGGGACCAGGTGGACACTAATGAGCTGTCGGGTGGCGCCAAGATTAACCGGATCTTCCATGAACGCTTGCCCTTGGAACTATTCAAG ATTGTGTTTGACGAGAAGGAGCTAAGGCGAGAAATCAGTCACGCTATCAAGAACGTCCACGGTGTCAG AACGGGGCTGTTCACTCCAGACCTGGCGTTTGAGGCCATCGTGAAAAAGCAGATCGTTAAGCTGAAAACGCCCTGTCTCAAATGTATCGATCTGGTCATTCAGGAGCTCATCAACACAGTCAGGCAGTGCTCCAACAAG CTGAATTCCTACCCCAGACTGAGAGAGGAGACTGAGAGGATTGTCACCACCTACgtcagagaaagagaagggaaGACCAAGGACCAG GTTCTGCTGCTGATTGACATTGAGCTGTCCTACATCAACACCAATCATGAGGACTTCATAGGCTTTGCTAA CGCCCAGCAGAGGAGCACTGCTGCTAATAAGAAGAGGGCCATACCCAACCAG GGTGAGATTCTG GTGATCAGGAAAGGCTGGCTAACcatcaacatcagcatcatGAAGGGAGGCTCCAAGGAGTACTGGTTTGTCCTGACGGCGGAGTCCCTGTCCTGGTACAAAAACGAGGAG gagaaagaaaagaagtatATGCTGCCCCTTGATAACCTGAAGCTCAGAGATATGGAGAAAGGCTTTATGTCCAATAAGCACATCTTTGCAATCTTCAACACCGAACAGAG GAACGTGTACAAGGATCTTCGCCAAATAGAACTGGCCTGTGATTCTCAAGAGGACGTGGACAGCTGGAAAGCGTCCTTCCTCAGGGCAGGAGTTTATCCAGAGAAGGACCAG GCGGAGAACGAAGATTCTGCCCCTGCGGACACATTCTCTATGGATCCTCAGTTGGAGCGGCAGGTTGAAACCATCCGCAACCTGGTGGATTCGTACATTGGCATCATCAACAAATCCACCAGAGACCTCGTACCCAAGACCATCATGCATCTCATGATCAACAAT GCAAAGGATTTCATCCACTCGGAGCTGCTGGCCTACCTCTACTCCTCTGGCGACCAGAACAGCCTCATGGAGGAATCGGCTGACCAGGCCCAGCGCAGAGACGAAATGCTGCGCATGTATCACGCGCTCAAAGAGGCACTTCACATTATTGGCGACATCAGCACCAGCACCATCTCCACCCCGGTACCGCCGCCCATAAATGACAGCTGGATACAAGAATCCAG CCCGACCCCTCAGCGCAGGCCGCACCCTGCAGCCCAACCGGCCCCCAGCCGTCCGCCTGCTGTCCGGGGCCCGACACCGGGACCACCCATGAACCCTTCCCCCGCCTTTGGAGTTCCGCTCAACCCCTCTCCCGCCTTCGGTGCACCACCAATTCCCTCTCGCCCAGGCCCACCCATCAACGCTTTCAACAGCCACCAGGATCCCTTCAGCGCTCCCCCACTGATCCCCTCCCGGCCAGCCCGCATCCCACCCGGTGTACCCAG